The Blastopirellula retiformator genome includes a region encoding these proteins:
- the glgX gene encoding glycogen debranching protein GlgX, which translates to MLMVYPHPELQFTHILPYGAVLHERGVQFVVFSRNATAMRLLLYKSVDDTEPSEIIDFDRETDRWGDIWSIFVPGVSAGQLYHFQAEGPYDPSRGLLFDGRARLIDPYAKALAGTFQAAHDGIVRPPKCVVVDDQFNWEGDRHLRRDLSETIIYEMHVKGFTGSETSGVKNPGTYAGVVEKIPYLKSLGVTAVELMPVHEFPIMDMMTGEKANRTNYWGYDTMAFFAPHRGYAATKEPGGQVREFKEMVKALHQAGIEVILDVVFNHTCEGNEMGPILSFKGLENPVYYMLANGGSHYKNYSGCGNTVNGNHPIVREMIFHSLRHWVHNYHVDGFRFDLASILSRDRNGNLVPNPPLVEAIAEDPLLADTKIIAEAWDAAGAYQVGSFANLRWAEWNGRYRDDIRSYWRGDPGKLGALATRLAGSSDLYQPGGRQPYHSINFITSHDGFPMNDLVSYNDKHNDANGENNRDGDNHNISYNYGVEGPTRRRSIEKTRVRQIKNMMATLLLSQGVPMVLMGDECRRTQGGNNNAYCQDNETSYMNWKLVEKNADMRRFVKALIAFRRDQPTVRQKHFLSGKGTGRRGLYDVNWYSALGTAVTWDAAEGSLTCVLAAPDKSNDPHGVGRDVLLVMNATASPAQFILPPVAKATSWRMFVDTAAEPPADVYPDLNGPRPPASGKFVMPERSMRVYVAAR; encoded by the coding sequence ATGCTTATGGTTTATCCCCACCCGGAGTTACAGTTTACCCACATCCTTCCGTACGGCGCTGTGCTGCACGAGCGGGGTGTTCAGTTTGTCGTATTCAGTCGCAATGCGACTGCAATGCGGCTGTTACTCTATAAATCGGTCGACGATACCGAACCGAGCGAGATTATCGACTTCGATCGCGAGACCGATCGTTGGGGCGATATCTGGAGCATTTTCGTGCCGGGCGTTTCGGCCGGACAACTCTATCACTTCCAAGCGGAAGGCCCGTACGATCCGAGCCGCGGTTTGTTGTTTGACGGTCGCGCCCGGTTGATCGATCCGTACGCCAAGGCGCTGGCCGGCACGTTCCAGGCCGCGCATGACGGCATCGTCCGTCCGCCGAAGTGCGTGGTGGTCGACGACCAGTTTAACTGGGAAGGAGACCGCCATCTCCGCCGCGACCTGTCGGAAACGATCATCTATGAGATGCACGTTAAGGGCTTCACCGGCAGCGAAACGTCGGGCGTGAAGAACCCGGGCACCTACGCCGGCGTCGTCGAGAAGATTCCGTACCTCAAGTCGCTCGGCGTGACCGCGGTGGAACTGATGCCGGTTCATGAATTCCCGATCATGGACATGATGACCGGCGAAAAGGCGAACCGCACCAATTACTGGGGCTACGACACGATGGCGTTCTTTGCGCCGCATCGTGGCTACGCCGCCACTAAAGAGCCGGGCGGTCAGGTTCGCGAATTCAAAGAGATGGTCAAGGCGCTGCACCAGGCAGGGATCGAGGTGATCCTCGACGTCGTCTTCAACCATACCTGCGAAGGGAACGAGATGGGCCCGATCTTGAGCTTCAAGGGGCTCGAGAACCCGGTCTACTACATGCTGGCCAACGGCGGCAGCCACTACAAGAACTACTCAGGCTGCGGCAACACGGTCAACGGTAACCATCCGATCGTCCGCGAGATGATCTTCCATAGCCTGCGTCACTGGGTTCACAACTACCACGTCGACGGTTTCCGGTTCGACCTGGCGTCGATCCTTAGCCGCGATCGTAACGGCAACCTGGTGCCGAACCCGCCGCTGGTCGAAGCGATCGCCGAAGACCCGCTGTTGGCCGACACCAAGATCATCGCCGAAGCGTGGGACGCCGCCGGCGCCTACCAGGTCGGTTCGTTCGCCAACTTGCGTTGGGCCGAGTGGAACGGTCGTTACCGCGACGATATCCGCTCGTACTGGCGCGGCGACCCCGGCAAGCTTGGCGCCTTGGCGACTCGTTTGGCCGGTTCCAGCGACCTGTACCAACCAGGCGGACGTCAGCCGTATCACAGCATTAACTTCATCACGTCGCACGACGGCTTTCCGATGAACGACCTGGTGTCGTACAACGATAAGCACAACGACGCTAACGGCGAAAACAACCGGGACGGCGACAACCACAACATCAGCTACAACTATGGTGTGGAAGGTCCGACCCGTCGTCGCAGCATCGAAAAGACGCGCGTGCGGCAGATCAAGAACATGATGGCGACCCTGCTCCTTTCGCAGGGGGTGCCGATGGTTTTGATGGGAGACGAATGTCGTCGTACGCAGGGGGGCAACAACAACGCCTACTGCCAAGACAACGAAACCTCCTACATGAACTGGAAGCTGGTCGAAAAGAACGCCGACATGCGGCGGTTCGTCAAGGCGTTGATTGCGTTCCGTCGCGATCAGCCGACCGTCCGGCAAAAGCACTTCCTCAGCGGCAAGGGAACCGGTCGACGCGGCTTGTACGACGTCAACTGGTACAGCGCCTTGGGGACGGCGGTGACTTGGGATGCGGCCGAAGGATCGCTGACTTGCGTTCTGGCTGCGCCTGACAAGTCGAACGACCCGCATGGGGTTGGCCGCGACGTGCTGTTGGTGATGAACGCGACCGCCTCGCCGGCGCAGTTCATTCTGCCGCCGGTCGCCAAAGCGACCAGCTGGCGGATGTTCGTCGACACCGCCGCCGAACCGCCGGCCGACGTTTATCCTGATTTGAACGGCCCGCGTCCGCCCGCCTCCGGCAAGTTCGTCATGCCGGAACGCTCGATGCGAGTTTACGTCGCCGCTCGTTAA